The proteins below are encoded in one region of Methylobacillus flagellatus KT:
- a CDS encoding Mth938-like domain-containing protein — protein sequence MQLKHGAPKDFLDYSTPLLMKLHLTQAAGSHLITGYGDGWVEINHQRHEHSLIVLPGSLLPAWPVEDFDQLQPTHFQALLALKPELILLGTGSRHRFLHPSIGRDLVVAGISMECMTTEAACRTYNILMAESRQVAAALII from the coding sequence ATGCAATTGAAGCATGGCGCCCCAAAAGACTTTCTTGATTATTCGACACCTCTGCTTATGAAATTGCACCTGACACAGGCTGCGGGCAGCCATTTGATCACTGGTTACGGCGACGGCTGGGTTGAAATCAACCATCAGCGCCACGAACACAGCCTGATCGTATTGCCAGGCAGCCTGCTGCCTGCCTGGCCGGTTGAAGACTTCGACCAATTACAGCCAACCCATTTCCAGGCATTGCTGGCACTCAAGCCTGAGCTGATCCTGCTCGGCACGGGCAGCAGGCACCGCTTTCTGCATCCATCCATTGGCCGCGACCTCGTCGTAGCCGGCATCAGCATGGAATGCATGACCACAGAAGCAGCCTGCCGCACCTACAATATCCTGATGGCGGAAAGCCGTCAGGTGGCCGCAGCTTTGATTATTTGA
- a CDS encoding pyridoxal phosphate-dependent aminotransferase has product MQEISKSSKLSNVCYDIRGPVLDRARQMEEDGHRIIKLNIGNPAPFGFAAPEEILQDVIRNMDSASGYTDSKGLFAARKAIMHYTQQKNIQGVTIDDIIIGNGVSELIVMAMQALLNNGDQVLVPMPDYPLWTAAVNLAGGTARHYVCDEQTGWLPDLRDIENKITANTRGIVIINPNNPTGALYPRETLEGIIEIARHHGLVIFADEIYDKVLFDGNTHTSIASLADDVLFVTFNGLSKNYRTCGYRAGWLVISGEKRHAGDYIEGLNMLASMRLCANVPGQLAIQTALGGYQSIDDLVAPTGRLCKQRDLAYKMLTDIPGVSCVKPKAGLYLFPRLDPKIYPIQDDQQFILDLLLEEKVLLVQGTGFNWRAPDHFRVVFLPNVDDLTEAFTRIARFLENYRKQHSTITIVEGKASKEAQTTSQSASA; this is encoded by the coding sequence ATGCAAGAAATTTCCAAGTCCAGCAAGCTCAGCAACGTATGCTACGACATTCGTGGCCCGGTGCTGGACCGAGCGCGGCAGATGGAGGAGGACGGGCACCGCATCATCAAGCTCAATATCGGCAATCCTGCGCCTTTTGGTTTTGCCGCGCCCGAGGAAATCCTGCAGGACGTGATTCGCAACATGGATTCCGCTTCCGGTTATACGGATTCCAAGGGTCTGTTCGCCGCACGTAAGGCGATTATGCATTACACCCAGCAGAAGAATATCCAGGGTGTGACCATCGATGACATCATCATCGGCAATGGCGTTTCCGAGCTGATCGTCATGGCCATGCAGGCATTGCTCAACAACGGTGACCAGGTACTGGTGCCGATGCCTGATTATCCGTTGTGGACTGCGGCAGTGAACCTGGCGGGCGGGACGGCGCGGCACTATGTCTGCGACGAGCAGACTGGCTGGCTACCCGACCTCCGGGATATCGAGAACAAAATCACGGCGAATACGCGCGGCATCGTCATTATCAACCCGAACAACCCGACGGGTGCCTTGTATCCGCGGGAAACGCTGGAAGGCATCATCGAGATCGCACGCCATCACGGCCTGGTGATTTTCGCGGACGAAATCTACGACAAGGTATTGTTCGACGGCAATACGCACACCTCGATTGCTTCATTGGCTGATGATGTGCTGTTCGTGACCTTCAACGGTCTGTCCAAGAATTATCGTACCTGCGGTTACCGCGCCGGTTGGCTGGTGATCTCGGGAGAGAAGCGGCATGCGGGAGACTACATCGAGGGGTTGAACATGCTGGCTTCGATGCGCCTGTGCGCCAATGTGCCCGGGCAGTTGGCGATCCAGACCGCGCTGGGCGGCTACCAGAGCATAGACGACCTTGTGGCGCCGACCGGCCGGTTATGCAAGCAGCGCGACCTTGCCTACAAGATGCTGACCGATATTCCTGGTGTAAGTTGCGTCAAGCCCAAGGCTGGCCTGTACCTGTTTCCGCGCCTTGATCCCAAAATATATCCCATCCAGGATGACCAGCAATTCATCCTCGACCTGTTGCTGGAGGAGAAAGTCCTGCTGGTGCAGGGCACGGGCTTCAACTGGCGCGCGCCGGATCATTTCCGCGTCGTGTTCCTGCCGAATGTGGATGACCTCACCGAGGCATTTACCCGAATTGCCCGCTTCCTGGAAAATTACCGCAAGCAGCACAGCACCATCACCATAGTGGAAGGCAAAGCCTCGAAAGAGGCACAAACAACCTCCCAAAGCGCGTCGGCATGA
- a CDS encoding homoserine dehydrogenase produces the protein MKPINVGLLGIGTVGGGTYTVLTRNQEEIARRAGRPIAITRVADRNLELARKVTAGQVDVTDDAFAVVADPSIDIVVELIGGCTVARELVMKAIEHGKHVVTANKALIALHGNEIFAAAQQKGVIVAFEAAVAGGIPIIKAVREGLAANRIEWIAGIINGTTNFILSEMREKGLAFADVLKEAQRLGYAEADPTFDVEGVDAAHKLMILAAIGFGIPMQFDKAYVEGISKLDSIDIRYAEELGYRVKLLGITKRTSQGVELRVHPTLIPEKRLIANVNGAMNAVLVKGDAVGPTLYYGAGAGAEPTASAVVADIVDVTRTHTTDVHQRVPHLAFQPDQLVDLPILAIGEVSSAYYLRLRAVDKPGVLADVTRILGDRQISIDAMIQKEPQEGEDQADIIILTHVTAEKNMDDAIAAIEALPAISGSVTRLRMEELSR, from the coding sequence ATGAAACCCATCAATGTTGGCCTGCTTGGCATCGGTACTGTCGGTGGCGGCACCTATACCGTTCTTACACGCAATCAGGAAGAAATCGCGCGCCGTGCTGGTCGCCCGATTGCCATCACGCGCGTTGCCGACCGCAATCTGGAATTGGCCCGCAAGGTCACGGCAGGTCAAGTTGACGTGACTGACGACGCATTTGCCGTGGTGGCAGATCCCAGCATCGACATCGTGGTCGAGCTGATCGGCGGGTGCACTGTCGCACGCGAATTGGTGATGAAGGCGATCGAACATGGCAAGCATGTGGTCACCGCCAACAAGGCGCTGATCGCGTTGCACGGTAACGAGATTTTTGCCGCGGCGCAGCAGAAGGGGGTGATCGTTGCTTTTGAAGCTGCGGTGGCAGGGGGTATTCCCATCATCAAGGCCGTACGCGAGGGCCTGGCCGCCAACCGTATCGAGTGGATTGCGGGCATCATCAACGGTACCACCAATTTCATCCTCTCGGAAATGCGTGAGAAGGGGCTGGCCTTTGCTGATGTGCTCAAGGAGGCGCAGCGCCTGGGCTATGCCGAGGCCGACCCGACCTTCGACGTTGAGGGTGTGGATGCGGCGCACAAGCTCATGATCCTGGCTGCAATTGGCTTCGGTATCCCGATGCAGTTCGACAAGGCCTATGTTGAAGGCATCAGCAAGCTGGACTCCATTGATATCCGTTATGCGGAAGAGCTGGGCTACCGCGTCAAGCTGCTTGGCATTACCAAGCGCACCAGCCAAGGCGTGGAGCTGCGCGTGCACCCGACCTTGATCCCCGAAAAGCGCCTGATTGCCAATGTCAACGGCGCCATGAATGCGGTGCTGGTGAAGGGGGACGCGGTTGGGCCTACCTTGTATTACGGCGCAGGCGCAGGTGCCGAGCCCACCGCTAGCGCCGTGGTGGCTGATATTGTCGACGTAACGCGCACACACACGACCGATGTGCACCAACGCGTCCCTCACCTGGCGTTCCAACCCGACCAGCTCGTGGATTTGCCCATCCTGGCAATCGGCGAGGTGAGCAGCGCTTATTACCTGCGGCTGCGCGCGGTGGACAAGCCAGGCGTGCTGGCCGATGTGACCCGCATCCTGGGTGACCGCCAGATTTCGATTGATGCCATGATCCAGAAAGAACCACAGGAAGGCGAAGACCAGGCCGATATCATCATCCTGACCCATGTCACGGCCGAGAAGAACATGGATGACGCGATTGCCGCCATCGAGGCATTGCCTGCCATTTCCGGCAGCGTGACCCGCTTGCGTATGGAAGAGCTGAGCCGATAA
- the thrC gene encoding threonine synthase — protein MRYISTRGQSPAQSFTEILLGGLAPDGGLYLPEQYPQFSQDELNAMRGMHYRDLAFTILSRLIDDIPAADLRAIIDKTYRADVYAYARAGQNAEDITPTLKLEDDLYLLSLSNGPTLAFKDMAMQLLGNLFEYVLAQKGETINILGATSGDTGSAAEYAMRGKQGVKVFMLSPYQKMSRFQTAQMFSLQDDNIFNIAVKGVFDDCQDIVKAVSNDHAFKAKNKIGAVNSINWARVAAQVVYYFKGYFAVTADNAQRVSFAVPSGNFGNVCAGHIARMMGLPIAKLVVATNENDVLDEFFKTGVYRPRGSANTYHTSSPSMDISKASNFERFVFDLVGRDAAKVRELWGKVDAGGSVDLNEGGWFAKVADYGFVSGSSNHANRMQTIRVTHERYGVTIDTHTADGLKVALEQREAGIPMLVLETALPAKFEDAIVEALGQKPERPHSLEGLEALPQRFEVMEADVAAIKQFIVEHV, from the coding sequence ATGAGATATATTTCCACCCGCGGGCAATCGCCCGCACAGTCGTTTACTGAAATCCTGCTTGGCGGCCTGGCGCCCGATGGCGGCCTCTATTTGCCCGAGCAATATCCGCAATTCAGCCAGGACGAGCTGAATGCGATGCGCGGCATGCATTACCGCGACCTGGCGTTCACCATCCTCTCGCGCCTGATCGATGATATTCCTGCTGCTGACCTGCGCGCCATTATCGACAAGACCTATCGTGCGGATGTCTATGCCTATGCGCGCGCTGGACAGAATGCCGAGGACATCACTCCCACGCTCAAGCTGGAGGACGACCTCTACCTGCTGTCCTTGTCCAATGGCCCGACCCTGGCATTCAAGGACATGGCGATGCAGTTGCTTGGCAACCTGTTCGAATATGTGCTGGCGCAGAAAGGCGAGACGATCAATATCCTCGGCGCAACTTCCGGAGACACCGGTTCTGCTGCGGAATACGCCATGCGCGGCAAGCAGGGTGTCAAGGTGTTCATGCTCTCGCCTTACCAGAAGATGAGCCGTTTCCAGACTGCGCAGATGTTCAGCCTGCAGGATGACAATATTTTCAATATCGCGGTCAAGGGCGTGTTCGACGATTGCCAGGACATCGTCAAGGCCGTGTCCAATGACCATGCCTTCAAGGCAAAGAACAAGATCGGCGCAGTAAACTCCATCAACTGGGCGCGTGTGGCGGCCCAGGTGGTGTATTACTTCAAGGGTTACTTTGCCGTCACCGCGGACAATGCGCAGCGGGTCAGCTTCGCCGTGCCTTCCGGCAACTTCGGCAACGTCTGTGCCGGGCATATCGCCCGCATGATGGGCTTGCCGATTGCCAAGCTGGTAGTGGCGACCAACGAAAACGATGTGCTGGACGAATTCTTCAAGACCGGTGTCTATCGTCCGCGCGGTTCTGCCAATACTTACCACACCTCCAGTCCTTCCATGGATATTTCCAAGGCATCCAATTTCGAGCGCTTCGTCTTCGATCTGGTGGGCCGTGATGCGGCCAAGGTGCGTGAGCTGTGGGGCAAGGTAGATGCGGGTGGCAGCGTCGACCTCAATGAAGGCGGTTGGTTTGCCAAGGTGGCGGATTACGGCTTTGTCTCCGGCAGCAGCAACCACGCCAACCGCATGCAGACCATCAGGGTGACCCATGAGCGCTATGGCGTCACCATCGATACCCATACCGCCGATGGTCTCAAGGTGGCGTTGGAGCAGCGCGAGGCGGGCATTCCGATGCTGGTACTTGAAACCGCGTTGCCGGCCAAATTCGAGGATGCGATTGTCGAGGCGCTGGGCCAGAAGCCCGAACGCCCGCACAGCCTGGAGGGCTTGGAAGCCCTGCCGCAGCGCTTTGAGGTGATGGAGGCCGATGTGGCCGCTATCAAGCAGTTCATTGTCGAGCATGTTTGA
- a CDS encoding thymidylate synthase — translation MKVYHDLMRHVLEQGHKKEDRTGTGTLSVFGYQMRFDLSEGFPLLTTKKVHLKSIIHELLWFLQGSTNIAYLKENGVTIWDEWADAEGNLGPVYGYQWRNWPKPDGGHIDQISEVIAAIKRNPDSRRLIVSAWNVADVDKMKLPPCHAFFQFYVADGKLSCQLYQRSADIFLGVPFNIASYALLTMMVAQVCDLKLGDFVHTLGDAHIYLNHLEQVKEQLSREPYPLPVMRINPEVKDIFAFRFEDFTLENYQSHPAIKAPVAV, via the coding sequence ATGAAGGTCTATCACGACTTGATGCGCCACGTACTGGAGCAGGGCCACAAGAAGGAAGACCGCACCGGCACCGGTACGCTGTCCGTATTCGGCTACCAGATGCGCTTCGACCTGTCCGAGGGCTTTCCGCTGCTGACCACCAAGAAGGTTCACCTGAAGTCCATTATTCATGAGCTGCTCTGGTTTTTGCAGGGCAGTACCAACATTGCCTACCTCAAGGAAAACGGCGTGACCATCTGGGACGAGTGGGCGGATGCCGAGGGCAACCTGGGGCCAGTGTACGGCTACCAGTGGCGCAATTGGCCCAAACCGGATGGAGGCCATATCGATCAGATCAGCGAAGTGATAGCGGCCATCAAGCGTAATCCGGACTCTCGCCGTCTGATTGTGTCCGCATGGAATGTCGCCGATGTTGACAAGATGAAATTGCCGCCTTGCCATGCGTTTTTCCAGTTCTATGTGGCGGATGGCAAGCTTTCGTGCCAGTTGTACCAGCGTAGTGCGGATATCTTTCTCGGCGTACCGTTCAATATCGCCTCCTATGCCTTGCTCACCATGATGGTGGCGCAGGTATGTGATCTCAAGCTTGGCGATTTTGTACATACACTGGGTGATGCGCATATCTATCTCAATCATCTCGAGCAGGTGAAGGAGCAATTGTCGCGTGAGCCTTATCCTCTGCCTGTGATGCGGATCAATCCCGAGGTCAAGGATATCTTTGCTTTCCGTTTCGAGGATTTCACACTGGAGAATTACCAGTCGCATCCCGCTATCAAGGCCCCCGTTGCAGTGTAG
- a CDS encoding putative bifunctional diguanylate cyclase/phosphodiesterase — protein sequence MMSPVHHQPVSPKLRKAHILAVGLALLIATVTLISMEYASLRRNMTVTMQIQMRIMAGNIAQALVRGEHEVASEVLASLAEAPEIDTAVLYDMQQNRFAEYVRPGSLSRLFDMMVADQVQRHSDMHKSEIWQPVVYGGMQVGMLYMRSNMKGLYRQLLWYVGTTVMVMLVTLFAAALLLSRLQRAMLKAEERAGFLANYDTVTDLPNRHAFSRHFHLLLEGARHRRGVLALLVFDLDDFKVINDTLGHDVGDKLLHLVAQRLMVAAGKKNTVYRVGGDEFAMMLDQPADVENVEAVANRFIRALAPPIVLNDRNFYIGVSIGASIYPYDGEDAAHLLRDADAAMYYAKSRGKNNFQMFSAEMHHKSSTRLLLETELRVALEEKQFELYYQPQFSLPDCKLVGVEALIRWHHPQRGLLCPSSFIPVAEETGLIVRIGEWVLREACRQAMEWKALGVPLRMSVNLSGRQFRQENLVQTMTKIIERTGMDSSLLELEITETVLMEDAEATTTRLADLKAMGMHLAIDDFGTGYSSMAYLKRFPVSRLKIDRSFIRDIPNDPDDVAITTATIQMAHSLKLEVVAEGVETKAQLQFLREQGSDMVQGYLFSRPVSAREMAELVITGKGHQENDFILEQ from the coding sequence ATGATGAGTCCCGTGCATCACCAGCCCGTATCGCCCAAATTGCGTAAGGCCCATATCCTGGCTGTGGGCCTCGCCTTGTTGATTGCCACGGTGACGCTGATCAGCATGGAGTATGCTTCGCTCAGGCGCAACATGACCGTCACCATGCAGATCCAGATGCGGATTATGGCAGGCAATATTGCTCAGGCGCTGGTGCGGGGCGAACATGAGGTGGCATCTGAAGTCCTGGCAAGCTTGGCCGAAGCGCCTGAAATCGATACGGCGGTTCTATATGACATGCAACAGAACCGTTTTGCCGAATATGTACGTCCCGGTAGCCTGTCGCGCTTGTTTGACATGATGGTCGCGGACCAGGTACAGCGTCATTCAGACATGCACAAAAGTGAAATATGGCAGCCTGTCGTATATGGCGGCATGCAAGTCGGGATGTTGTACATGCGATCCAATATGAAAGGATTGTATCGCCAGCTGCTTTGGTATGTTGGTACCACGGTAATGGTGATGTTGGTGACTTTGTTTGCCGCTGCCCTGCTGCTCAGCCGATTGCAACGCGCGATGCTCAAGGCCGAAGAGCGGGCGGGTTTTCTGGCCAATTATGATACGGTGACCGATCTTCCCAACCGCCATGCTTTCAGCAGACATTTCCATTTGCTGCTGGAAGGGGCGCGTCATCGGCGTGGCGTATTGGCATTGCTGGTATTTGACCTGGATGATTTCAAGGTGATCAACGATACCCTGGGGCACGATGTCGGGGATAAGCTGCTGCATTTGGTCGCGCAGCGCCTGATGGTCGCAGCAGGCAAGAAAAATACAGTGTATCGCGTGGGTGGGGATGAATTTGCCATGATGCTTGACCAGCCCGCGGATGTCGAGAATGTGGAGGCTGTTGCCAATCGGTTCATTCGAGCGCTGGCGCCGCCTATTGTCTTGAATGACCGCAACTTTTATATCGGTGTCAGCATTGGCGCGAGTATCTATCCTTACGACGGGGAGGATGCCGCCCATTTGCTGCGTGATGCCGATGCAGCCATGTACTATGCCAAGAGCCGCGGCAAAAACAATTTCCAGATGTTCTCTGCAGAAATGCATCACAAGAGCTCGACTCGCTTGCTCCTCGAAACCGAATTGCGCGTCGCGCTGGAAGAAAAACAGTTCGAGCTTTACTATCAGCCGCAGTTCAGTCTGCCGGATTGCAAGCTGGTGGGGGTGGAGGCTTTGATCCGCTGGCATCATCCACAGCGTGGTCTATTGTGCCCAAGTAGCTTTATTCCGGTTGCCGAGGAGACTGGCCTCATCGTGCGCATCGGGGAGTGGGTATTGCGCGAGGCTTGCAGGCAGGCCATGGAGTGGAAGGCGTTGGGAGTGCCACTGCGCATGAGCGTCAACCTCTCGGGGCGCCAGTTCCGCCAAGAGAACCTGGTACAGACCATGACCAAGATCATTGAGCGAACTGGCATGGATAGCAGCCTGCTCGAATTGGAAATTACCGAAACCGTCCTGATGGAAGACGCGGAAGCGACCACTACTCGCCTGGCAGACCTCAAGGCCATGGGCATGCATCTTGCCATCGATGATTTCGGCACAGGTTATTCATCCATGGCATATCTCAAGCGTTTTCCCGTCAGCCGGCTTAAGATAGACCGCAGCTTTATCCGGGATATCCCCAATGATCCCGACGATGTCGCGATTACCACGGCCACTATCCAGATGGCGCACAGCCTGAAGCTTGAGGTCGTGGCAGAAGGCGTGGAGACCAAAGCACAGTTGCAATTCCTGCGGGAGCAGGGAAGCGATATGGTGCAAGGCTATTTATTCAGTCGTCCAGTGAGCGCACGGGAGATGGCAGAGCTTGTCATCACTGGCAAGGGGCATCAGGAAAATGATTTTATCCTGGAGCAATAA
- a CDS encoding PepSY domain-containing protein, translated as MVGKTLVVLSTFALAISSSLAIADHHFPKGKVSLETCLEAALKAKPGTVVKVEYKLEGETPVYEFDIESSDSTAWDVECDANTGKIVEIEQEVDSADHPLFKAKQKVSEAEARKTALAAHPGEIVEVEYEIEENGAASYEFDIKTKDGKEFKVEVDASTGKIVEANQEFYQIGKE; from the coding sequence ATGGTGGGAAAAACCTTAGTTGTGCTTAGTACTTTTGCATTGGCGATATCCAGCAGCTTGGCGATTGCTGATCATCACTTTCCCAAAGGAAAGGTCAGCTTGGAAACCTGCCTGGAAGCGGCGCTCAAGGCTAAACCAGGAACAGTGGTCAAGGTAGAGTACAAGCTGGAAGGCGAGACACCAGTTTATGAATTTGATATTGAGTCTAGCGATAGTACCGCTTGGGATGTAGAATGCGACGCTAATACAGGCAAGATCGTGGAAATAGAGCAAGAGGTCGACTCCGCAGACCATCCTCTGTTCAAGGCCAAACAGAAGGTAAGCGAAGCCGAGGCACGCAAGACAGCCCTTGCTGCGCATCCCGGTGAAATTGTCGAGGTTGAATACGAAATTGAAGAGAATGGCGCAGCCTCCTACGAGTTCGACATCAAGACCAAGGATGGCAAGGAATTCAAGGTCGAAGTGGATGCCTCTACTGGTAAAATCGTTGAAGCCAATCAAGAGTTTTACCAGATTGGCAAGGAATGA
- a CDS encoding YjfB family protein encodes MDVSAIASVASDLSATRLQQEVGTTVLKKALDISSANALALLEALPAPSANLPAHLGQNVNTVA; translated from the coding sequence ATGGATGTGAGTGCAATTGCGAGTGTTGCCTCCGATCTTTCAGCTACGCGCTTGCAGCAGGAAGTGGGGACGACGGTACTGAAAAAAGCCCTGGATATCAGCTCAGCCAATGCGTTGGCATTGCTGGAGGCGCTACCAGCTCCCTCCGCCAATCTGCCGGCACATCTAGGACAGAATGTGAATACGGTGGCTTGA
- a CDS encoding sigma 54-interacting transcriptional regulator: MIGTTKKILTVDDDPDILKLMGMRLQAAGYQVITATNAEEALSQIAISRPSLVITDLRMPGMDGLALFDAIHQSDPALPVIMVTAHGSIPEAVDATQRGVFGFLTKPFDSKSLLQQVEAALRIGTGDLQPHDQDIDNEWRKSIITRSPQMENLLGQAKLMAVSDASVFIQGESGTGKELLARAIHQASPRRDKPFIAINCGAIPEALLESELFGHSKGAFTGALRDHKGLFQTADGGTLFLDEIGDMPLPLQVKLLRALQERAIRPVGSNTSINIDVRVISATHRNLAEEMKAGRFREDLYYRINVVGLEIPPLAARREDISLLANNFLNELATKYRKKLNGFAPEALELLITAPWPGNVRQLQNIVEQTVVLCTTPLIPATLVQKALQENIGGIVPFEVARKNFERDYLIKLLKATNGGVTQAARLAQRNRTEFYKLLQRHQLTPALFKNDNTAH, translated from the coding sequence ATGATAGGAACAACCAAGAAAATCCTGACTGTCGATGATGATCCCGACATCCTCAAACTCATGGGAATGAGGCTGCAGGCAGCAGGTTACCAAGTCATCACTGCCACCAATGCAGAAGAGGCGCTGTCCCAAATTGCCATCAGCCGACCAAGCCTGGTGATTACAGACTTACGCATGCCTGGCATGGATGGCTTGGCCCTGTTCGATGCCATCCATCAATCCGATCCTGCCTTGCCCGTGATCATGGTTACAGCCCACGGCTCGATCCCTGAAGCGGTCGATGCGACACAACGCGGCGTATTCGGCTTCCTCACTAAGCCTTTTGACAGCAAGTCACTGCTGCAGCAGGTAGAGGCCGCATTACGCATCGGCACAGGCGATCTGCAGCCTCATGACCAGGATATCGACAATGAATGGCGCAAGAGCATCATTACACGCAGTCCGCAAATGGAAAACTTGCTCGGGCAAGCCAAGCTCATGGCAGTTTCCGATGCCAGCGTATTTATCCAAGGTGAAAGCGGGACGGGCAAGGAGTTGCTGGCACGCGCCATCCATCAGGCCAGTCCTCGCCGGGACAAGCCTTTTATCGCCATCAATTGCGGTGCCATTCCAGAAGCCCTGCTTGAGTCTGAACTATTCGGTCATAGCAAAGGGGCATTCACCGGCGCCTTGCGCGATCACAAAGGGCTGTTCCAGACGGCTGACGGCGGCACCCTGTTCCTGGACGAAATCGGCGACATGCCGCTGCCATTGCAGGTAAAACTGCTTAGAGCCCTGCAGGAGCGCGCCATCCGTCCCGTCGGGTCCAATACCAGCATCAACATTGATGTGCGTGTGATTTCTGCGACTCACCGCAACCTGGCAGAGGAGATGAAAGCCGGACGGTTCCGCGAAGACCTGTACTATCGCATCAATGTTGTCGGACTTGAAATTCCTCCCCTGGCTGCACGTCGTGAAGATATTTCCCTATTGGCCAATAACTTTCTCAACGAACTGGCCACCAAGTACCGTAAAAAACTCAACGGCTTTGCCCCCGAAGCCTTGGAGCTGTTGATCACTGCGCCATGGCCTGGCAACGTCCGCCAGTTGCAGAATATCGTCGAACAAACCGTAGTGCTCTGCACCACACCCTTAATCCCGGCCACTTTGGTACAAAAAGCATTGCAAGAAAACATCGGCGGCATTGTACCGTTTGAAGTTGCACGGAAGAATTTTGAGCGCGACTACCTGATCAAGCTGCTCAAGGCCACGAATGGAGGCGTTACACAAGCTGCCCGCCTGGCGCAACGCAATCGCACCGAGTTTTACAAGCTATTGCAACGCCACCAGCTCACGCCGGCGTTGTTCAAGAACGACAATACCGCACATTAA
- a CDS encoding sensor histidine kinase, with the protein MQITYPKSFLKLLLIGFALAMLPLLFAFGNAALYLDRLATQSSDAVTQAVQATRASRALVEQIAFMERSARQYFVLEDELLLENYEKAHEKFVDSWHDLDQLPMTSKQRLALSKLSAEEQALFQNVAQHSTESSSIEEIVGRFADLTVQAQDILDENNRQIDRESAILAETAERTQQIMLWQTLTLIPVALLVALMITFLVAQPIRRMDAAIRKLGEGDYSEPISIDGPGDLRNLGERLDWLRAQLNELDQQKQRFLRNVSHELKTPLTAIREGSELLSDEVGGPLTPQQREIAGILRESSLRLQKMIENLLSFTAAQFHAPQLNLETVDLTGLAEAILADYSLTISNKNINIQRDFFPTLIQADREKIHSVLDNLISNAVKYTSPSSSIRISITHQAHQAIIEVHDGGPGVMASDKAKLFEPFYRGDSAHESLVSGSGLGLSIAKEYVDAHGGEIILLPSERGARFRVTLPLKALTK; encoded by the coding sequence TTGCAAATTACATACCCAAAATCCTTTCTCAAGCTACTGCTGATCGGTTTCGCACTTGCGATGCTGCCGCTATTGTTTGCATTCGGCAATGCAGCCCTTTACCTGGACCGGCTTGCCACTCAGAGCAGCGATGCAGTCACTCAGGCAGTACAGGCTACCCGGGCAAGCCGTGCCCTCGTCGAACAGATCGCCTTCATGGAACGCAGCGCGCGGCAGTATTTTGTGCTGGAAGATGAATTGCTGCTGGAAAACTATGAGAAGGCGCATGAAAAGTTCGTCGATTCATGGCACGATCTGGACCAGCTTCCCATGACCAGCAAGCAAAGGCTTGCTTTAAGCAAGTTGTCTGCAGAGGAGCAAGCACTTTTTCAAAATGTCGCGCAGCATTCCACGGAATCCTCGTCAATCGAAGAAATCGTTGGTCGGTTTGCCGACCTGACGGTACAGGCTCAAGATATTCTCGATGAAAATAATCGTCAGATAGATCGGGAATCCGCCATCCTTGCAGAAACTGCAGAGCGAACACAGCAAATCATGCTCTGGCAGACACTTACCCTGATCCCGGTTGCGCTGCTGGTCGCCCTCATGATCACATTTCTCGTCGCCCAACCGATCCGGCGCATGGATGCCGCCATCCGCAAGCTTGGCGAGGGCGACTATAGCGAGCCGATCAGCATCGACGGTCCTGGCGACCTGCGCAACCTGGGCGAACGCCTGGACTGGCTGCGTGCACAACTGAACGAGCTTGACCAGCAGAAGCAGCGCTTCTTGCGCAATGTCTCCCATGAGCTTAAAACTCCGCTTACCGCAATCCGGGAAGGCAGCGAGCTACTGAGTGACGAAGTGGGTGGCCCTCTCACGCCGCAACAGCGCGAAATTGCCGGGATACTGCGTGAAAGCAGCTTACGGCTGCAGAAAATGATAGAAAACCTGCTCAGTTTCACTGCAGCGCAATTCCATGCGCCACAGCTCAATCTGGAAACTGTAGACCTCACCGGACTTGCGGAAGCAATTCTCGCAGACTACTCCCTGACAATCAGCAACAAGAATATCAATATCCAGCGTGACTTCTTTCCTACTCTCATTCAGGCCGACCGGGAAAAAATTCACTCCGTACTGGACAACCTGATTTCCAATGCCGTCAAGTACACTTCGCCATCCAGCAGCATTCGTATCAGCATTACACATCAGGCACACCAAGCCATCATCGAAGTCCACGACGGCGGCCCCGGCGTCATGGCATCCGACAAGGCCAAACTGTTCGAGCCCTTCTACCGTGGCGACAGCGCCCATGAGAGCCTGGTCAGCGGCAGCGGGCTTGGGCTTTCCATCGCCAAAGAATACGTCGACGCGCATGGCGGTGAAATCATTCTCTTGCCTTCTGAGCGCGGTGCCCGTTTCCGCGTTACCCTTCCATTGAAAGCTTTAACAAAATGA